TATACGATTTCGCTGATAAATCAAGGGCGCGTGGTTTCATCGCTGCTACTGCCGCGTGGTTCCCGGGGCAACGTAATGATGAATTTTGCACCCTTGCCGGGTCCTGACATCACTTCAATTCTGCCTTCGTGTATTTCCACAATTTTCTTTACATATGCCAGACCCAACCCGACGCCGCTTTCTTTCTTGGAAAAGAACGGGCTAAAAACCTGTTCCATATCAGCCCGGTCAATGCCCCGTCCTGTGTCCTCGACCTGCAGTTTGAGATAGGGATCGCCTTCGCCTTCGTAACTGGCGGTCACGATGATCCGGCCTTCGCCTTCGATCGCTTCCACGCTGTTCTTGACCAGATTTGCCACGGCGACGGCCAGCAGGTCACAGTCGGCGCGCAGCGAAAGCGGTCGGGGCACGCGCTGTTCCACGGTTATCCGCGATGGCACTGCGACCCGCTCGACCGCTTCGCGGATTAGTTTGGCCGCGTCGCAGGCCGTGAGAATAGGTTTGACCGGACGCGAAAACTCCAGGATCGCGCTGATCAGGTCATCCATGGACCTGCATTCCCGGATGATATCATCGGCCTTGCGCTTTCCTTTCTCCACCAGGCGGGAAAGCCCGGTAATGGTCGCCAGCGAATTCCTGAACTCATGCGCGATGTAGGCGGAGAATTCAACCAGGGTCCTTTCCCTTGATCTGATCTTGTTGAACACTTCCTGGAACGTCTCGGACACAAAATCCTCGCGCTTCATTTCAATACCGAACTCCCGAGCCGTCCGGGCGACGTAGCGCATGGGCAGCAGCAGGTTGCGCACCAGGAAAATACCCAGGAACGCCATAAAGATCAGGAGGACAGTAATAAACAGTATGTGCCATTTAAATGCCCGGTCTATGACCGTATATGCCGAGTTGTATTGTAGGTACACAAGACAGGCCGGCTGTGTATTATAATACATTAAATGCTCACCGAACTGCAGAAGCTCATCGGGTTTGGCTGCACGCTTGAAGAACCGGGCGTTGTTCGCCGGCTCAAACCCTATCGTGAACGGCAAGGTCAGCGAATTGTACAGCTCGTTCCCCAATGTATCGGTAATGATCAGCTGGTCTATGCCGAACAGCCACGTGATACGCCTTAACCGGGCATGCATGGCCGCCGGATCGCCGGTATTTGAAGAATTCCATGTATCGACGCACAGACCAATGATCGAGATGATCTTGTCCCTGTCGTCCTGCAGGTACTGTTGCCGCAGTTCAACGCTGACATAGAGGTTGACAAGAGCGATGCACAGGATCGTGATGATAAAAATGCCGGCGATGATGCTTATGTCCTGCGGGTATGACCTGCGTATTTTCATCGGATAAGGGTCAAACGACCCTTGGTTCTCTGAACCGGGCTCCCTTCGGTCTCGATCACGTAAAGGTACATGCCGCTGACCACTTCCTGACCGCGGTCGTTCTTCAGGTCCCAGAACGCGCTGCGCCGGAAATGATCCACTTCGCCCGTGAGTTCATTATCCAGGACTCGTACCAGTTCTCCGGCAATATTGAAAAGTGATACCTTGAAAAGCGGGTATGGATCGGTCAGCTCCAGGGTGTCTGAAGGGTAGTAAGTAATAATGATCTTTTTGCCCCACGAGGGCAGGTTGTTGGCGAGAAACGGGTTCGGGTATGCAGCGGTGCGGCCGAACAGGATCGGCGCGATCCAGAACGACGCGGTCACAGCGGAACCGCTCGGGCCGATATCATAGACCAAAGCGCCGCTCGGGGTCTCATTGAACATGCGGCTTGAGGGGATCGTGGCGTCGCCGAAACCGATCGAATCGCCTGACCATAGATCGGCGCCAACACCCAGATCGCCCAAGAGGTAATCCGGATCGCCATCGGCCTGCATGATACCAACGAGCGGATGGCTTTCATCGGAATTTTCGGTACGGGAATCATCGGCATGGAGGATCAACAACCCGTCGCCGGGAAGGCTCCGGTCATAGCCGGCGCGATACCGGTTCTCGACTAAAAAATATTCGCCATTGCCGGTGCCGCTCCATGTCCAGTCCGGGCCGCCCGGATCTTCCATGAGCCGGTAAGCAACCGCACTCGTCGCCGCGCTGATGAGCGACTGGTTTTCACGTCTTGATACGCCGCTTCTTTCTACGGCGACCGGCGTGGTCCAGCCCAGCTGGTATTTTATCCAGGCACACGGGTGGGTCGGTGACGAACCCGGTAGGTCAGAAGAACTGATCCTGCCCCAGGAACCGGCCGCCATCAGGCAGAACCAGCCTAGACCGTTGGTTGAATAGTCAGTATCGTATAGATCGGGCAATCCGATCACATGGCCGAACTCATGAACGAAAACCCCGACCGTAATGCGCGCCGAATAAGTCGAAAGCTTTTCGGGTTCCATTGAATAACCGTCGACCCTCACGCCGTCATCGGTCAAATATGCACCCGGGCATGATGTCCCGGTATTGGACAGCTGCCACTGGTGCGACCAGATATCGTGAATACTGCCTGTTTCCTCGGCACCCGGTCCGGCATGGACAATGAAAACCGCGTCCACATAGCCATCCCCGTCCCCGTCATACTGCGAAAAATCAACCGTCGGGTCAGCAAGGCTGCATGCCTGTTCGACCAGCCGCTGCACGTTTCTCGGGTAGTCGTTGTAAAATCCAAATGAATCGCCCACGTAGTAAGAGTAGTCCTCCGGCGCCCGGAACCAGCCGGCAATATCGCTTTGAGTGCTGATCGTGAATTTTCCATAGGAAACTTCGCTGTAGTAATCCCTCATCGAACTCTGGTTCGTGCCGTAGATAAGAGAATCAAAATCGCTTGTCTGGTATGTCCGCTGATTGTCATCGAAATCAACAAGAATGACCAGCGCCTTTCTTTCGCCCAAAACCGGGCTTATTCGTTTCATGCCGCGGTTCATGGTCAGCGGGAGCTTCGGGGCTCTGATCGCAGTCTTAGCATAAGGATCGGGCGGCATTGACATTAAAAAAATCATGAACAGGTTAAGGACCATAGTCAATAAAGTATATGTATTAATTTTTTTAAGTCAATATTGGCAAATTCTAAATCCTAAACAAGCACTAAATCCCAATGACCAAAACCCAAAACATGGTTTGGAACATTTGAATTTGGGTTTTTGGATTTGTTTAGAAACTCGTGCTTCGAATTTAGGATTTATCATTATTGGTATCTCCTTCCCCATATTGGGTAAAGCTTTACCCTATTGCCGTCAATGTAAAGAAAAAGCGACGTAATTCAATTGATTTATCTAAAAAAACAGGCATGTGCTTTGCATATATATTATAAGGGAATCATGGCACCACTAACCAATAATGTAAGTATCGGCATTCGTCTTGCTATTTGGGGTCATGGTATTTTCCCAACAATGCCAGCTGTAAAAAATTCTGCCGATTCAAAAAACCAAAAGGAGGTTTTCATGAATAGAAAACTCCAACTGAACAAGGGATTCGGTCTTATCGAACTAATGGTCGTTGTCACTATCATCGGAGTACTAATGCTGATCGCCGTTCCCAATTTCGCCGGTATGCAGCAAAGGGCAAGGATCCGATCGGGCTCACAGGAAATCGCCCAGGATCTCAGGCAGATCCGGGAACGCGCCGTGTCGCTCGGTGTTTCATTCCAGATCAATTCACCCGACCAGTACCACTACCAGGTTATCAATGAAGCGGGTAACGCTTTACCGTACAAACTTGGCGGAACTACCGGCGGCGCGCTGAAGTTCGGCGTCTGCGGTACCTACACGGGCGGATTCCCGCCGGAATCAAGCGGTTCCATGCCGGGCGATGGATTTGATTTCCCCGGCGGCACTTTGACGATCACCAACCGCGGGAGCGCCACAAAGGGCGTAATCTATATTAACAACGGTCGCGACAATCACGCGGTCGGCGTGAACAGCCTGGGAAAGATCAAGGTCTACCGATATGCGAACGGCAACTGGTATTATTGATGTAATCGAGGAGGAACCAATGAGGATCAAAGATGCAATAATCAAGAAAAATAATCGCGGTTTCACGCTGGTGGAGATATTGGTCGCGGTGATGATCCTGGCGATCGGTATTCTGGCCGTGTCCCAGTTGACCATCATTGGCATGAAGTCGACCAGCACCACGCGTCTGAAAGTCTACGCCCGTACGACCATGGATACGTTCTTTGAAACGCTCAACGCATTGCCTAACACGCATCCCTATCTCACGAACCTCGACGGGACCACGCCCGACCTTGCCGACACGCTGGTCCCCGATCATACGACAATGATCCAGGACCAGTCAACCGACAATATCCAATACCAGCTCATGTGGAATATCGTTGATGACATACCCGACTCCCGGTTCAGGACCATCCGGATATACGTCATGTGGGGCAGGTCCCGCATCTGGGGTGATTTTATCAAAGTTAAAACATAACGAGGGGGATCAATGAAAAAAGGTATGACTTTAGTCGAATTAATGGTTTCCCTGGTCGTCCTGAGTTTCGTTCTGGTCGCGATCTTCTCGCTCCTCTCCATACAGCAAGTGCGCTCAACCCAGGTGGTTAAAGGGACCGTGCTCCAGACCGATGCCCAGGTCACGTTCACCCTATTCAAATGGGACATGATGATGACGGGCATGGGTTATCCCTATGGCGACGCCTCGGTCGTGACAGGCGGCGACGGAACCGGCGGGCTTGCCGGCTCCGATGTTTATACAACCAAGGCCGCGGCCCTGGGCTTTGAGACCGGAACGACGCACTGGGGGTATGTCCTGGACCTGGTCTACTCGGGAAGCCAGATCATCGATGTCCGAAGATGGGATAATACGAAGTATGATTTTGTCGCCGGCGATCATATTATCCTCCTCAACCAGCAACGCTATCCCCTTTACACGGACCTGATAATACAGTCGGTAACGCCCTTCCTCTACTTCATGCCTAACGGCGATACGGTCCATGCCAATCACCTGATCTTTACGTCCACTTTTCCCAAGGACATTCCCGACGGCCTGGCAGTGTTCCAGTACAACCCAACCCTGCTGGCGGGCACGACCTACCAGATCAATGCCCAGCAGCAGCTGATGCGGGGGAACGAAGTCCTTCTTGATAACGTGGAGGACCTGCAGTTCGCTTACGGCATTGATAATGACAATGACGGGGTGGTCGAGACCTGGTCAAACACCGTTCCGTCGAACCCGAGTTTCACCAGAAAATGGGCAATACGGTTCAACATGGTCATCGCGTCCGAAGGAATGGGCGGCTACCAGTATCCAAGTGCCAATTACACGATCGAAAATCATCTTACGAACCTGACCCAGGTCCAGCGCAGGATGCGCCGGATCTTTGTCAGCAATATCGTTTATCCGCAGAACCTGGAGCCATAACCATGATATTAATGAAGATCTCTTGTTACCCAACACCGCGAAGGAGGGTTTATGATGACCCTTATTAGACAGTCCAATCAGAAAGGTATCGCCTTGCTGGTCGCCATGGGCACCATGCTCGTCGTCCTGATCATCGGTTCGCTGGCTCTTTACCTTATTGTAAGGGGTATGCGCGTGACCGGCGGGCAGGCACGTTACGAGACTGCCTATGAAGCGGCCGTTGCCGCACTTGAGGTGGGCAAGGCCGATGCGGCCGTTCTAAACATCAACATATCATCGCCAACGATCATCAAAAACATCACCGTGGGCAACTATAACGCGACGATCCGGGTGGAACGCGCCGGCGGGCAGACTTTCGCGCCGCCGGGTTCGGCGATCAAGTTCGCCCGCGCCACGCTCGGACCGGGCGGCGGCGGAGCCAGCGGATACTACCGGAACTTCTATGTCCATGCTGTCGCGATCGGACCCGGGGGCGAGCAGGCTTCCCTGGAAGCGATCGAACGGTTCACGTTCACGCCTAAATAATAAAATAAAAATGAAGATTGAGGAGGATACAATGATCAAACACAGAAAGATCTTTTGTCTTGCCGGCATGGGACTGTTAATGCTCCTGTTCACGGCATCGCCCGGCATGGCGCAGGATATGACGAGCTACTGCTGCGCGCCGCCGTTCGTCACGACCGTGGTACCGCCCAATATCATGATGTCGCTGGATAATTCGGGCAGCATGTTTGACCGCGCGTACCTTAACTCCGGCATTAATCTTTACATGACGGACACGACAAAGTGGTACGGGTATTTCAAACCCGAAAGCATGTACGTCTGGAATAGCAACCATTTCGAATCGAGCCCGACCGGCATCTGGCCGGGCAGGGTATTGAACTGGGCATGCATGTGCCGCGCCGATGTCGCGAAAAAAGTTTTGACCGGCGGCAAGGGCAACATCGTCGGCGGCGTCGCGCGCCTGGTCAGCGAAGGAAGACTCAGCTGGACCGTCTATTACCGCCGGGACGCCACGAACTATAATACTTTCTCTATCACCCATGGCGGAAGCTACGAAACACGAGTGACGGTCACGCGAACGGGAGCTAACCCGCCGATCAATGCGACTCTGAGCAGCATTCCGATCAATGTGGACATCCCGGAGATAGAGTACCGCGGCGTATTGGACCAGATCGGTGATAAGGACGACAACCGGCACTGGGACGACGATGCGCCTTTGTTCGGACTCTGGCATTACAACAACGACGAAGGCGGTCATATCCGGGATTACATCGGCGACCCGGATATCATTGATATGCGCAATCATGTCAACGAAGTGATCTGCGATACCTGGACCCCCCTGGCCGAAAATTATTTCGAACTCCTCCATTACTTTTCGCAGTCTCAAAACCGCCACTATTACAACTCGGACTACACGCCCAACCCGGGCGGTCTGCATGATCCCTTCTATGACAAACGGATCCTTGACATGGTGCCGTGCCGCAGGTCGTTCGTGCTCATGATCACGGACGGCGAGTCCACCATGGACCAGAACATCCCCAATTCCGACATAGCTCATATGCCGTTCGCTACTGGTTTAAGGGATTATGACGGCGACGGCAATGACCCGGGTTCTTATCCATCAAACGGGACCGACTACCTCGATGACATCTGCTTGTACGGCCACGTCAATGACATGAGACCGGACAGCGGCACCGGCTGGGGCGCCCGGGAACTGCCCGACAAGCAGGAAGTCACCTGCTTCGTGATCTATGCCTTCGGCGCGTCCGGATCCCAGCTGCTCAAGGACGCCGCAAAGAACGGCGGGTTCGAGGACCGCAACGGCAACAAACGGCCTGACCTGGCGATCGAATGGGACGAAGACGGCGACGGCATACCTGACAACTATTACGAGGCGACCAACGGCTATGAACTGGAACAGGCAATCCTGGACGCGATCATGGAAATGATGGCGCGGATCTCCTCAGGTTCAGGCGCGGCGGTCGTGACCCAGGGTGGCGCGGGCGGCGGCATTACGGCGCAGGGCCAGTTCTTCCCGAGGCGTTATTACCCGACCGGCGAAGTGCTCGACTGGGTGGGAAATATCTACAGCCTGTGGCTGGATGAATACGGTTTGATCCGCGAGGACACTGACCAGAACCATATGATGGGACTGACCCAGGACTACGTCATTCAAAATATGTATTACAACGGTAATGATGTCGTGGCTCCGCTATACCAAGACGAGTTCGGGAATGGCGAGTCCCTGACTTTTGTCGGGGACGTGCCGGTCATGGACCTGAAAACCGTATGGGACGGCGGCAAACTCCTCCACGCCGTGGCACCGGCCAACCGGATCATAAAGACCTTTGTGGACGCAAACAAGAACCACTTTGTGGACGCCGGCGAAGTAATCGATTTCGCTACCAGCAATGCCGCGACCCTAATGCCGTACCTGGGCCTGGCTACTAGCGGTGCGGCAGATACGACTATAAGCTATGTTCGCGGCCAGGATTTCACGAACCTGCGCACTAGGACCGTGGATGGCAATCCCTGGAAATTGGGCGACATCATCAACTCGTCACCGGTTCCGATGAGCGCGCCACCCGAACGGTATGACTATATCTACGGCGACATGACATACCTTGACTACTACAATACCTATGAATTCCGCCGGCCCGTACTTTATGCCGGCGCGAACGACGGTATGCTCCACGCTTTCAACGCAGGCCTGTACGATCCTGATACCCGGCACCTCGACGGGCTGGGAAGACCCCTGGGCGCGGAGTTGTGGGCGTACGTACCGTATAATCTCCTGCCCCATGTAAGATGGCTGCAGAACCCGAAATACTGCCACGTGTACTACTCCGACATGAAAACCTATATCA
This window of the bacterium genome carries:
- a CDS encoding HAMP domain-containing sensor histidine kinase — translated: MKIRRSYPQDISIIAGIFIITILCIALVNLYVSVELRQQYLQDDRDKIISIIGLCVDTWNSSNTGDPAAMHARLRRITWLFGIDQLIITDTLGNELYNSLTLPFTIGFEPANNARFFKRAAKPDELLQFGEHLMYYNTQPACLVYLQYNSAYTVIDRAFKWHILFITVLLIFMAFLGIFLVRNLLLPMRYVARTAREFGIEMKREDFVSETFQEVFNKIRSRERTLVEFSAYIAHEFRNSLATITGLSRLVEKGKRKADDIIRECRSMDDLISAILEFSRPVKPILTACDAAKLIREAVERVAVPSRITVEQRVPRPLSLRADCDLLAVAVANLVKNSVEAIEGEGRIIVTASYEGEGDPYLKLQVEDTGRGIDRADMEQVFSPFFSKKESGVGLGLAYVKKIVEIHEGRIEVMSGPGKGAKFIITLPREPRGSSSDETTRP
- a CDS encoding M6 family metalloprotease domain-containing protein yields the protein MSMPPDPYAKTAIRAPKLPLTMNRGMKRISPVLGERKALVILVDFDDNQRTYQTSDFDSLIYGTNQSSMRDYYSEVSYGKFTISTQSDIAGWFRAPEDYSYYVGDSFGFYNDYPRNVQRLVEQACSLADPTVDFSQYDGDGDGYVDAVFIVHAGPGAEETGSIHDIWSHQWQLSNTGTSCPGAYLTDDGVRVDGYSMEPEKLSTYSARITVGVFVHEFGHVIGLPDLYDTDYSTNGLGWFCLMAAGSWGRISSSDLPGSSPTHPCAWIKYQLGWTTPVAVERSGVSRRENQSLISAATSAVAYRLMEDPGGPDWTWSGTGNGEYFLVENRYRAGYDRSLPGDGLLILHADDSRTENSDESHPLVGIMQADGDPDYLLGDLGVGADLWSGDSIGFGDATIPSSRMFNETPSGALVYDIGPSGSAVTASFWIAPILFGRTAAYPNPFLANNLPSWGKKIIITYYPSDTLELTDPYPLFKVSLFNIAGELVRVLDNELTGEVDHFRRSAFWDLKNDRGQEVVSGMYLYVIETEGSPVQRTKGRLTLIR
- a CDS encoding prepilin-type N-terminal cleavage/methylation domain-containing protein, with the protein product MNRKLQLNKGFGLIELMVVVTIIGVLMLIAVPNFAGMQQRARIRSGSQEIAQDLRQIRERAVSLGVSFQINSPDQYHYQVINEAGNALPYKLGGTTGGALKFGVCGTYTGGFPPESSGSMPGDGFDFPGGTLTITNRGSATKGVIYINNGRDNHAVGVNSLGKIKVYRYANGNWYY
- a CDS encoding prepilin-type N-terminal cleavage/methylation domain-containing protein, translated to MRIKDAIIKKNNRGFTLVEILVAVMILAIGILAVSQLTIIGMKSTSTTRLKVYARTTMDTFFETLNALPNTHPYLTNLDGTTPDLADTLVPDHTTMIQDQSTDNIQYQLMWNIVDDIPDSRFRTIRIYVMWGRSRIWGDFIKVKT
- a CDS encoding PilW family protein: MKKGMTLVELMVSLVVLSFVLVAIFSLLSIQQVRSTQVVKGTVLQTDAQVTFTLFKWDMMMTGMGYPYGDASVVTGGDGTGGLAGSDVYTTKAAALGFETGTTHWGYVLDLVYSGSQIIDVRRWDNTKYDFVAGDHIILLNQQRYPLYTDLIIQSVTPFLYFMPNGDTVHANHLIFTSTFPKDIPDGLAVFQYNPTLLAGTTYQINAQQQLMRGNEVLLDNVEDLQFAYGIDNDNDGVVETWSNTVPSNPSFTRKWAIRFNMVIASEGMGGYQYPSANYTIENHLTNLTQVQRRMRRIFVSNIVYPQNLEP
- a CDS encoding PilC/PilY family type IV pilus protein, with protein sequence MIKHRKIFCLAGMGLLMLLFTASPGMAQDMTSYCCAPPFVTTVVPPNIMMSLDNSGSMFDRAYLNSGINLYMTDTTKWYGYFKPESMYVWNSNHFESSPTGIWPGRVLNWACMCRADVAKKVLTGGKGNIVGGVARLVSEGRLSWTVYYRRDATNYNTFSITHGGSYETRVTVTRTGANPPINATLSSIPINVDIPEIEYRGVLDQIGDKDDNRHWDDDAPLFGLWHYNNDEGGHIRDYIGDPDIIDMRNHVNEVICDTWTPLAENYFELLHYFSQSQNRHYYNSDYTPNPGGLHDPFYDKRILDMVPCRRSFVLMITDGESTMDQNIPNSDIAHMPFATGLRDYDGDGNDPGSYPSNGTDYLDDICLYGHVNDMRPDSGTGWGARELPDKQEVTCFVIYAFGASGSQLLKDAAKNGGFEDRNGNKRPDLAIEWDEDGDGIPDNYYEATNGYELEQAILDAIMEMMARISSGSGAAVVTQGGAGGGITAQGQFFPRRYYPTGEVLDWVGNIYSLWLDEYGLIREDTDQNHMMGLTQDYVIQNMYYNGNDVVAPLYQDEFGNGESLTFVGDVPVMDLKTVWDGGKLLHAVAPANRIIKTFVDANKNHFVDAGEVIDFATSNAATLMPYLGLATSGAADTTISYVRGQDFTNLRTRTVDGNPWKLGDIINSSPVPMSAPPERYDYIYGDMTYLDYYNTYEFRRPVLYAGANDGMLHAFNAGLYDPDTRHLDGLGRPLGAELWAYVPYNLLPHVRWLQNPKYCHVYYSDMKTYISDAKIFSDDAKHPRGWGTVLIGAMRLGGGSIAIATDTCRSSYFAIDITDPLDPEPIWEWHDDSLNYTVCYSNVVKVGNSWFLALGSGPVTCGGEITREARIYILDLATGALLREFTFGETNSFISDIFALDWNTDYNVDFIYFGTCQKDAAIPGGYGGKIYRINTLADPNVNNWTYNLLMNMQRPVTAEGSVARDMEGHRWVYFGTGRFYSDVDEGDMTSQIFVGFRDDTTNTTNPFNLYNVTGIEVDTAGTVHLPSTATMSFDSLTNAVANRLGWFRYLDASAGERSLTTTLVYGGAVMFTTFSPTGDVCSYGGQGYLYALYYRTGTAYKDTIIGDTLGNNRYRLALGAGMPSEPTIYMNQVILQRAGEIDKYEWTAPELPRTGLILWKGK